The Nitrospira sp. nucleotide sequence GCGGACGCGCTTGGCATTCACCTCCAATTGCGTCCACACAGCCCAGCCGATAAATACCGCCCAGGTCTCATTAAGCACTTCCCAGGATTCCGTCTCACTCAGAAATCGCTCCTCCTTTAGCCCCTTATTCTGAAGCACCGGCGTAATCAAGACTTGCTGGTACCGACAGCGTTGCTGCTCACGAGCGAACGCCATCATCGAGGCCTGTGCTTCCGATGGAGTGACCGTATGCTCAACAAAGTCCATGTAGGCATGGAACAATTCGTGGTACAGGGTTTCTAATTCTTTGTGAGTCAATTTACCCAAGGGGCGAAGCGTTCGGCCCGCACCATTCAAGGAGAGCGTACGATCCAATATCATCCGATGTTCGGCCGGATGATACTCCGCCGCATAGGCATGCAGATCTTCAAACTCGAACGCCACGAACTGTTCAGGGATCTGCTCGAGAAAGCGGGTGGGGAGATGAAGCGTCCTAGCCTCCGCAACCAATGTACGCCAGAGTCGTGAGGAATCCGGAGCAGGCGCCACCGCCGCAACCTGGCCGGACAGCACCATAGCCCACGCCGCTCCCATCGCAACCGCAACAAGCAGACCGCGCATCCAGCGTGTATATGACCGCACCGCGTCCATCATAATCGAGAATCGCAGATTGACCGGCAGACACTAGCCCAACGAGGCAGAGCAGGCATCCGACCTATACATACCGATCGTGGCCGCGCCCCCAATCATGGCCATACCCTTCTTCGACGAGGGCCAGCGTTTCAAACAAACGCGGCGACACGTGATCCAGAAACCGCGACGGCTTCGAAAGCAGCATACCGGAGCTCTTGTCGTACACATTGATCGGATAGGTCAGGAACAGGTGGCGCTTCGCCCGTGTCACGGCCACATACATCAAGCGCCGCTCCTCCTCCAACTCCTCGTCGCTATTGAACGAAAATACCGATGGGAACTTGCCGTCTACGACCCACAGCAAGAACACGCATTGCCATTCCAACCCTTTCGCCGAATGAATCGTCGAGAGGACGACCTGCTCGTCATCTCGCCCGACCGACTCTACCTCACGTGCACTGCCATCCGGGGGAGCCAATGCCAGGTCGGCTAAAAATTCCGTCAGCCCCGGATAACTTTCCGCGATGGTATGCAGATGATCCAGATCCCGAATCCGCTTGGGATAGTCATCATGATGATCTTTCAAGATCGGCAGATAGTACTCATACACCCGATTGACCTGCTCCGTCGGACTGAGGTCGTCACTCACGGCGAGGTTTTCGAGCACATCTGCCAATGCGCTCAACCCCTTTCCGGAGCGCCCGCCGGATCCTCGCAACGCCTGATAGGGATTCGTCACTCGCATCATCGCCGCCACGAGGTCCTGCGCCTTCTTCGGCCCCACACCTTCGACCAGCATCAGCACACGATGCCAACTCACGGCGTCCTGCGGATTCACCACGACTCGCAGATGGGCCAGGAGATCCTTCACATGTGCGGCTTCAATAAACTTGATCCCCCCCCGCTTCACAAACGGCAACCCCGAACGCGACAACTCGATTTCCAGATCAAATGAGTGGAAACTGGAACGAACCAGGATGGCAATTTCGCTCAGCGGGACGCCCTCTTCCCGCAGTTCCAGAATTTTCTGTGCGACGAACCGTGATTGGGCGTTTTCTCCGCCCGCCTCGACCAGAGCCGGCAGCGGCCCGTCCAGTTTGCGGGTGAACAAATGCTTTGTGTACTTCTCCGGTGCCTCCTGAATAATGTCATTGGCCAGGCTGAGAATCGGCTGAGTGCTGCGGTAGTTTTCCTCGAGTTTATAGATCGTCGCACCCGGGAACCAGGAGGGAAATTCCATGATGTTGCGGAAGGTCGCGCCGCGAAACGCATAGATCGACTGCGAATCATCGCCAACCACCATCACATTGTCATGGGTGGCCGCCAACTTCCTGATGAGTTCCGCCTGCAGGCGATTCGTATCTTGATACTCGTCCACCAAGATGTAGCGGAACTGCTGCGAGATCGTCTGTCGGACCTGCTCATCTTTCGTCAGTAATTCACGCAGCAGGACCAATAGATCGTCATAGTCCAGCAGTTGGCGCTGCCGCTTCGCAAGTTGATAGGCTCGCTGCAATTTGGCCAGCGCCTCCAAATGATCTGCGAAGTGTGAAAACTCATCGAGCACAATGTCTTCCAACCCGCGCAACGTGTTTTCGCACTTACTGTAAATCTCCGCGATGGTGCCCTTACGGGGGAACCGCTTATCCTTCTCATTGAGCCCGAGCTGAGCACGTAACAACGCAATCAAATCCTCGGCATCACCCCGGTCCATGATGGTAAAGCCCGGCTCTATCCCCAGCACTCTCCCATACCGTCGCAACAACATGTTGGCGACTGAGTGAAACGTGCCGCCGCACACCCGCTGACTCCGCGACCCGATCAGCGCACCGACACGTTCCAGCATTTCCTCTGCGGACTTACGCGTGAAGGTCAACAGCAGAATATGCGCGGGGTCCACGCCGGAATCGATGAGGTAGGCAACGCGATGGACCAGGGTCCGCGTCTTTCCGCTACCCGCCCCGGCAATCACCAGGGCAGGACCGTCAACCGCCGTCACAGCCGCATACTGTTGCGGATTGAGCTCCTTGGCGTAATCCAGCGAAAATTTTCGCGCGTGATCCTGATCGGCAGTCCGTTTGAGAATATACGGTTTCATATCTCGGTCCATGTTGGCTTCCGATGAGCGGTGAGGCGCACGAGTGGAGCGGACGCGCTGTATAACATACCATCGGATGCCTTGCAACGACAGACGCCCACGGGATCACTCCTGTTCGGAAGCATGAGAGGAAGACTTGGACCTGCAAAATGAGTCGTATATAATGCCCACCCAGCAAAGGACATACGACTATGCCGACCAAACCACATCCCTTCGCGCAACAAATGCAAACCGTGGCAGAGCTCATGCTGGCCGTGTCAGGGGAATCCGTATCGGTGATCAAACGAGCAGCCCCGGAACAGGCGTTGAAGCTAAAGCATCAGGACGAATGGGGAATTTATCTCGAATTTTTGCGGGCCATGTTCAATCTGACCGATCGGGTCTCCGCACTCCACATTCCCCTGAGAGAACAGCCGCAATTTATGGACGAGTTGACCGACACCGTGATCGATCAACTCAAGAAGGCGCTTGAGCCGGCCTTCGGTGCCGGGGACGATCAGAGGGAAATCGTCATGACAATTGGGACCGCCGTATCCGAAAGCCGTCAAACGTATGAGCGGTACCGATTTTTAGTCACGGAAGACAGCACAGCCAAGAACGACATGTACCAGGATTTTAGCGACCGCGTCGCTCGTGCCGTTGGAGCTCCCGGTAACCCGAAGGTGACAGCGGCTGCGACCCTCTGCATCGCCGCCGTGCTTCCTGCGCTCACGGGAATCTTCGAAGGTCAGGCGCCACCGGCTGCAGCCGGGGCAACCGCCAGCGCCACGAGCACACCGCCTCGGGGGACCACCGGCGCCGACATTAAACTCGTCAGTGTGATGTCCAGCATCAAAGGGGAAGAAGTCGAGACGCGATGGGGACTCCATCCGCGGTTTCGTCAAGATCTGACCCAAGAAGAGGCAAAACAACTCACGGCAACTATGAATCGGGTCGCCAAGATTCTCGGAGAGCGCTACGCCGCCGTGGCCTTTTCTGACCAATGGGCATCCTGGCATAAAGCCGGACATGCCTGACGGAGCGAGCCTAACTCGAAACCCGTCGGTTCCTTCCTCACCCATCGATCATCATTCCATGGAGGCCTCGTGCAAGCACCCGATCACATTCAGCCCCCTCAAGATTCGGTTCCTCAAAACCTGCACCGGCTGGGTGAACTAGCCAGAAATCTGTGGTGGAGTTGGAATCAGCCGGCACGACAGCTGTTTGAATCGATCGATCCAACCCTCTGGTTTCTCACACACCACAATCCCGTCCAGCTACTGACCAGCGTAAAACCGGAACGCTTCGCTGCATTGGCAAACGATCCCACCTTCGTACGACAATATTCCGCGGTGCTACGCAGCTTCGATCAATACATGAGCGATAAGAGCACCTGGGCGGCCACGGAATTCCCGGCGCTCCAGAGCTCTCCGATCGCGTACTTCTCCGCAGAATTCGGGCTCCATATCTCCATACCGATCTATAGCGGAGGCCTCGGCATTCTCGCCGGAGACCATTGCAAGGAAGCCAGCGACCTGGGCATTCCGCTCGTCGGAATCGGGTTCATGTATCCGCAAGGATATTTTAAACAGCGGATCAACCCGGAAGGGTGGCAGGAGGCCACCTATGTCCCGTTCAATCGACACGACTCACCGATTCATCAAGCCCTGACGCCGGCCGGTGTCCCCTGTTCCATCAAGGTGGAGATCGGCCACCGCCAAGTGACGGTACTGGTGTGGCAGGTTCGCACCGGCCGTATGTCCTTGTATTTGATCGACACAGATGTCGCCGACAACACGCCGGAAGATCGCGCCCTCTCCGCACGGCTCTACGGCGGAGATCAGGAAATCAGGCTCTGCCAGGAGTTTCTCCTAGGCATCGGCGGCGTGCGCATCCTGCGTGCGCTCGGCATCAGTCCTGCCGTGTGGCATTGCAATGAAGGGCATTCCGCCTTCCTCACACTCGAGCGCATTCGCGAATTCGTCACCACGGGACACAGCCATGCTGAGGCCAGTGACCTCGTCAGGCAAAGCACAGTCTTTACCACCCACACGCCGGTCCCTGCCGGCCATGACATCTTCCCGTTTCACCTGATGGATCGATACTTCCACAACTATTGGGGACAACTCGGCCTTTCGCGCGAAGAGTTCCTCCGCCTCGGCGAAACACCGGAGAACGCCGGACACGGCTTCAACATGACGGCGCTGGCCATGCGACTCTCCGCCCATGTGAACGGAGTCAGCCGCGAGCATGGACGTGTTTCCCGGCAAATGTGGCAACACCTGTGGCCCGGCCTGGCACAGGACCTGGTGCCCATCCGAAGCCTCACCAACGGTATTCATGCCCCCACATGGATCTCGCCGGAAGCCAATTCTCTGTATGCCAAGCATCTCAGCCCGGATTGGGCGGAGCGGATCGATGATCCGACCATCTGGCAGCGCGTTGCGGATCTACCCGACGATGCGCTCTGGGCCGTTCGCCAAACCACACGGCGTAAACTGATGCGATTTATTCGTGAACGCGCTCGAGACGGCTGGATTCGAGGCCACCTTCAACCCATGCAGGCGATTGCGAGAGGCACCCTCTTGGATCCAGAAGCCCTCACGATCGGGTTTGCCAGGCGCTTCGCCACCTACAAACGGGCGACC carries:
- a CDS encoding ATP-dependent helicase, translating into MKPYILKRTADQDHARKFSLDYAKELNPQQYAAVTAVDGPALVIAGAGSGKTRTLVHRVAYLIDSGVDPAHILLLTFTRKSAEEMLERVGALIGSRSQRVCGGTFHSVANMLLRRYGRVLGIEPGFTIMDRGDAEDLIALLRAQLGLNEKDKRFPRKGTIAEIYSKCENTLRGLEDIVLDEFSHFADHLEALAKLQRAYQLAKRQRQLLDYDDLLVLLRELLTKDEQVRQTISQQFRYILVDEYQDTNRLQAELIRKLAATHDNVMVVGDDSQSIYAFRGATFRNIMEFPSWFPGATIYKLEENYRSTQPILSLANDIIQEAPEKYTKHLFTRKLDGPLPALVEAGGENAQSRFVAQKILELREEGVPLSEIAILVRSSFHSFDLEIELSRSGLPFVKRGGIKFIEAAHVKDLLAHLRVVVNPQDAVSWHRVLMLVEGVGPKKAQDLVAAMMRVTNPYQALRGSGGRSGKGLSALADVLENLAVSDDLSPTEQVNRVYEYYLPILKDHHDDYPKRIRDLDHLHTIAESYPGLTEFLADLALAPPDGSAREVESVGRDDEQVVLSTIHSAKGLEWQCVFLLWVVDGKFPSVFSFNSDEELEEERRLMYVAVTRAKRHLFLTYPINVYDKSSGMLLSKPSRFLDHVSPRLFETLALVEEGYGHDWGRGHDRYV
- the glgP gene encoding alpha-glucan family phosphorylase, whose amino-acid sequence is MQAPDHIQPPQDSVPQNLHRLGELARNLWWSWNQPARQLFESIDPTLWFLTHHNPVQLLTSVKPERFAALANDPTFVRQYSAVLRSFDQYMSDKSTWAATEFPALQSSPIAYFSAEFGLHISIPIYSGGLGILAGDHCKEASDLGIPLVGIGFMYPQGYFKQRINPEGWQEATYVPFNRHDSPIHQALTPAGVPCSIKVEIGHRQVTVLVWQVRTGRMSLYLIDTDVADNTPEDRALSARLYGGDQEIRLCQEFLLGIGGVRILRALGISPAVWHCNEGHSAFLTLERIREFVTTGHSHAEASDLVRQSTVFTTHTPVPAGHDIFPFHLMDRYFHNYWGQLGLSREEFLRLGETPENAGHGFNMTALAMRLSAHVNGVSREHGRVSRQMWQHLWPGLAQDLVPIRSLTNGIHAPTWISPEANSLYAKHLSPDWAERIDDPTIWQRVADLPDDALWAVRQTTRRKLMRFIRERARDGWIRGHLQPMQAIARGTLLDPEALTIGFARRFATYKRATLLFRDLERLKQLLHNRWRPVQIIFAGKAHPADEPGRYFIHEVLNFCNDHKLGGHIAFLEDYDMHMAKYLVQGVDVWLNTPRAPLEASGTSGQKAALNGVINLSVLDGWWQEGYNGANGWGIQPLPEGTDTQAQDAHDAEQLFRLLEQEVVPLFYQRDLDGIPRGWLHIVKESIKTVAPRFCTKRMVKEYMRQLYAPATARTPSKW